Proteins from one Cryptomeria japonica chromosome 4, Sugi_1.0, whole genome shotgun sequence genomic window:
- the LOC131875004 gene encoding germin-like protein 1-1, with product MKTSRAMMKASLSCILWLSIIVAINASDPDPLQDFCVADITQANVKVNGFVCKDPKAVNASDFLFRGLGNPLSTNNSFGFNITQANVQTLPGINTLGISINHGVFAPGGLNPPHIHPRASEIIFVMEGTILVGFISTNNVLFSQKLEKGDVFVIPRGLVHFQQNVGASSATTITALNSQLPGVQVVASAILGANPPIPQDVLAKAFNVNDEQIKELIAGQSSTPASPPVGY from the coding sequence ATGAAAACTTCCAGAGCAATGATGAAAGCTTCCTTGAGCTGCATCTTATGGCTTTCCATAATCGTGGCCATTAATGCATCAGACCCAGATCCTCTGCAGGATTTCTGTGTGGCTGATATTACTCAAGCTAATGTGAAGGTCAACGGTTTTGTGTGCAAAGACCCAAAGGCAGTGAACGCATCTGATTTCTTGTTTAGGGGACTAGGTAATCCACTCTCAACCAACAATAGTTTTGGGTTCAATATCACACAAGCTAACGTTCAAACTTTGCCCGGAATAAACACTCTGGGTATATCAATTAACCATGGAGTTTTTGCCCCTGGTGGTTTGAATCCCCCGCATATTCATCCTCGTGCTTCTGAGATCATATTTGTAATGGAGGGCACTATTTTGGTTGGTTTTATCAGCACAAATAATGTGTTGTTCTCACAAAAGCTGGAGAAAGGAGATGTGTTTGTGATTCCAAGGGGCTTAGTGCATTTTCAGCAGAACGTGGGGGCATCATCTGCAACTACAATTACTGCTCTTAACAGCCAGCTCCCTGGTGTTCAAGTGGTTGCATCTGCCATCTTAGGAGCCAATCCTCCCATTCCTCAAGATGTATTGGCCAAGGCATTTAATGTCAATGACGAGCAGATAAAGGAATTGATTGCTGGACAAAGCTCTACACCTGCATCACCACCTGTAGGGTATTAA